The Herbiconiux sp. SALV-R1 nucleotide sequence TGTCGGCGATCGCCAACGCAGCCCCCGGTCCGCCGAACTGGGCGAACGGCGGCGCCGGCCGCTCGGCCTTCTGCCCGGTGACCCGCTCGTAGAACGCGACCATGCGGTCGAGATCGGCGTTGACGATGCGGATGGATGCGAATGACATGGGAGACCTCCGGATGCGATGGGACGGGGAAGCTCCACCATCGCCCTCGGGTGCGACGACGTCCTGTCGGCATTTCGGCGGAATCAGTCCCAGTCGACCGCCGAGCGCAGCCTCCCGTATTCGATGGCGAGGTCGGAGGCGCGGAGCGACCGTCTCGGCGGGCGTTCGTCCATGATCTCCAGCGCGAGCATCCGGTCGCTGCGGAAGGCGCGCACGCCGTCTCGCGTGCGGCACCAGGCGACGAGGTACCAGGCGCCGTCTCTGCCGATCGAGCCGAGGGGTTCGACGTCGCGCCAGGTCTCGGTGCCCGCGCCGTCTCGGTAGCGGAGCCTCACCACGCGGTCGGCGAGGAGGGCGCGGGAGAAGTCCGCCGGCGCTGCGACGGTCTGCTCCTCCTCTTCGAGGAAGTGGATGCGCGACCCCAGGGCGAGAGCACGCGCCGAATCGCTGTCGGGCATGGCGGCAAGGGCCTTCCGCGCGGCGCTGCGAGCCGCGTGTCGGAACGGGCTGTGCCTGAGCCCGCCGAGCGCGATCAGCACCGCGAGCGCCTCGTCGAGGGTGAATCGCATCGGGCCGAGGGTGGCCGAGACGTCGATGACGTAGCCGCCCGCCCGGCCCGGCTCCGCCCAGATCGGCAGGCCCGACTCCTGGAGCGCCAGCAGGTCGCGCTCGATCGTGCGGGTGGAGACCTCGAAGCGGGCGGCGAGGCGGCGTGCGCTCGAGGGGCGCGGTGACGTCGCCCGCAGTTCCTCGACGAGGCCGAAGAGCCGATCCGTGCGGTTCACCTCTCGATTATGCGCCGCCGGGCAGTCGTCGCCGACGCGGGCTCGCTACCGCTGCGCCTCGCCCGTGGCGGTGATCGGGTTGTGGTGGGCCACCGGCGCACCCCCGTCTCCGCCGGGCTCCTCGACCAGCTGCAGGCCTCCGGGCTTGTTGGCCTCGAGCATGAGCGCCTCCACCCAGGCCCCGTTGATGCTCGGATTGCGGTGCCCGTAGAACTTGAAGGTCACGTCGGCCAGCGGGTGCACCCACGTGGTGGTGCGCCCGTCGCCCGAGTCGGCGCTGTCGCGCCAGCTGAAGAACGTCGACTCACCCCGACGCAACTTGGCGCCGATGACCACCTGCAGGTGAGCCAGGACACGGTCGTCGAACTCGACCTCGATGTGCGATCCGCACAGGAATTTTCCCATCAGAGCCTCCTCACCCCTCCACACTCCCGCGCACTTCGGACGACGTCAACCGTGGGCGGATAATTGGGCGGCGGTTGGCCGTGTCGATCAGCACCACGCCCGTCTTCGAGCTATCGGCCGACACCGTCAGAGGTCGCTGACGACCAGGCGCGGCCGACTCCGGCGATGTGCTCGCCGATGAGCCTCTCGGCGGCATCGACCTCGCGATCGCGAAGCAGCTGCACGAGCTCGCCGTGCTCCGCGGCGCTCCGCAGCAGCAACGGTCTCTTCTCCTCCCGGCCGAGGCCGCTCAGTCGCGACCGCGAGCGCAGCACGCGGATGGTCTCCACGACCTCCGTGTTGCCCGCGAGCGCGAGAAGCGACAGGTGGAAGTGCTGGTCGGCCACGACGTGGCCGGTGAAGTCGAGGTCTTCGACCGCAGCCTTCGTCGCGTCGGCGAGGTCGAGCAGCGCCGCGTACTCCTGGTCGCTGAGGCCCCGCGCCGCGATCCGCGCGGTGATGGGCACCTCGATCAGCAGCCGGAGGTCGAGCAATTGGGCGAGCTGGGCGGCCGAGGGCTCGACGACGCGGAAGCCCTTGTTGCGCACGACCTCGACCAGTCCGTCCTTGGCGAGGTCGATCATGGCCTCGCGCACAGGGGTCGCCGAGACACCGAGCTCGGCGCCCAGGGCCGGGGCCGAGTAGACCACCCCGGGCTTCAGCTGCTCGGCGAGCACCGACGCTCTCAGGATCTCCGCGACCTGGTGACGACGGCTGGGCAGATCGGTCGGGCGATCCAGCGGCCAGCGCTCGTTGATGGTCACGGCTTGCCCTCTCTGTGCAATGTCACGTTATATTAGCAACACCTGTCACCGAGGAGGATGAATGCGAAGCAGCAGGATGATCAGCGCCGTCGACTCGCACACCGAGGGGATGCCGACCCGGGTCGTCATCGGCGGTGTCGCGCCCGTGCCAGGCACCACCATGTCGGATCGCCGCGACTGGGCCCAGACCCATCTCGACGATCTGCTCGGCTTCCTCATGCGCGAACCTCACGGTCATGCCTCGATGTCGGGCGCGATCCTCCAACCCCCCACGCGCGCTGACGCCGACTGGGGCGTGCTGTACATCGAGACCACCGGATTCCTGCCCATGTGCGGGCACGGCACGATCGGCGTGGCGACGGTGCTGATCGAGACGGGGATGGTCGAGGTGGTCGAACCCGTGACCGTCATCCGTCTCGACACGCCAGCCGGCCTCGTGACCGCCGAGGTCTCGGTCACCGATGGTCGCGCGACGTCGGTGACGCTCACGAACGTGCCGTCGTTCGTCTTGGCCCGCGATCAGGTCGTGCACGTCGACGGTCACGGCCTGCTGCGCTACGACATGGTCTACGGAGGCAACTTCTACCCCATCGTCGAGGCGGCCGACCTCGGGCTCGACGTCGACCTCCAGCACAAGCAGGAGCTCATCGACCTCGGTCTGCGTGTGATCAGCGCGATCAACGAGCAGAACCCGCCCGCGCATCCCGAGAACCCCTCGATCGCCACCATCCACCACGCCCAGTTCGTCGCGCCGGGACGCGACGGAGCGGATGCGCGCAACGTCGTTCTCAACGTGCCCGGTTATTTCGACCGGTCCCCCTGCGGCACCGGCACCTCGGCCAGGCTCGCCCTGCTGCACGCCCAGGGCCGCCTCGGAGTGGGCGAGGAGTTCGTGAACGAGTCGATCATCGGGAGCCGCTTCGTCGGCCGGGTGCTCGAGACGACGACGATCGCCGGCTTCGACGCCGTCGTGCCCTCGTTCTCGGGCCGGGCCTGGATCACCGGTTTCAGCCAGCATCTGCTCGACCCCACCGACCCGTTCCCGGCCGGTTTCACCGTCTGAGCGAGGAGTTCACTCCTGCGCAGCGGCCTCCTCGCGCCAGGCGTCGCCCGCCAGCCGCAGGTGCTCGTCGAGGAGCGTCGCGGCGGCGTCGGCATCCTTCGCCCGGATGAGCTCCACCAGTTCGCGGTGCTGCTCCGAGGTGTGGATGAGGACGTCGTGCTTGGCCGGTGAATCGAGCCCGCTGAGCCGCCAGCGGGCCCGCAGGGTGCGCACGATCTCGGTGATCTCGGCGTTGCCGCCGAGCCCCACCAGCTCGACGTGGAAGGTGAGATCGGCGAGCACGTGGGCGATGAAGTCACCCTTCTGCGCCGTGGTGAGCGTGTGGTCGGCGAGTTCGCCGAGTCTCGCGTAGTCGTCGTCGGAGAGACCGTCCTGCGCGACGCGGCGGGCCATCGGCACTTCGAGAAGCAGCCGGGCGTCGAGCATCTCGGTCAGCTCGCGCTGGGTGGGCGACGCCACCACGAAGCCCTTGTTGGGCGCCACCGTGATGAGCTTCTCGCGCGCGAGGGTGATCATCGCCTCGCGCACGGGGGTCGGCGAGACGCCGAACTGGGCCGAGAGTGCCGGAGCGGAATAGACGACACCGTCCTCCATCGCGCCCGAGAGCACCGCGGCGCGCAGCACGTCGAGGATCTGGTCACGCCGGTTGGGCACCGCCAGCCCACCCGGCGCGGTGCCGAGCATGCGTGCGGCGGCCGAGGAGACGTCATCGGGGAGCTTGTTGATCACGCTGACTCGATTCCTCCGAGGGCTGGGTGGACCCATCGATGGTATCGAGGACAGCAGATCTTTGTGCAATGTCACACTGTTTTCTTGACATCGCCGCAGCGACCTGATTCTATGCAATATCACATTGCAATGCCGCTAAGGAGTCCACGTGCCCGAATTCATCTTCATGCTCACGAACCGCGATCGAACCGTCGACGATGCTCGGACCGTGCTCGACCAGATCGCGGGCACCGGCCTTCGCCACGTGGGGTTCAAAGACGTCGGCGCGACGCCCGAGCTGCAGCGCGAGCTCACCGCGCAAGCGAAGGCAGCAGGGATGACGGTCTACCTCGAGGTCGTCTCCCTGACGGCCGACGACGAGCGCCGCTCGATCGACGCCGCCCTTGGCGCGGGGGTCGACTGGGTGCTCGGCGGGCAGTTCGCCGAGACGGCGAGCGCCCACCTCGCCGGCTCCGGCATCCGTTTCGCTCCGTTCCCCGGCAAGATCGTCGGGCACCCGAGCGAGTTGACCGGTTCGGTCGAGGAGATCGCCGACCACGCCGGCGCCCTGTCGGCGCTCGACGGGGTCGACGGCGTCGACCTGCTCGCCTACCGGCACACGAGCGCCGACGTGCCGGAACTCATCCGCCGCACGGTGCAGGCCGTGCCGGGGCGGGTCATCGTCGCCGGCTCCGTGACCACAGAGGCTCAGGTGGCCGCGATCGACGAGGCCGGCGCCTGGGGCTTCACCATCGGGGGAGCCATCTTCGACGGCGTCCTGCCGGGCGAGAAAGACGTCGTGTCACAGGTGCGGACGGCGTTGGCCTTCGCCGAGCGGGCCCGGCGCTGAGGCGCGCGCATCCGACATCCAGCATCAGACATTCAGAAGGAGAGAACATGGATCGCAACACCGTCGACTGGAAGGGCTACTGGCCCGCGGCTCCGACCGCATTCACCGAGGAGGGGTCGTTCGATGATCAGGTCATGCGGGAGATCATCGAGCTGTACGTCCAGGCCGGCGTGCACGGAGTGCTGATCAACGGCAGCGCCGGCGAGTGGTGGGCGCAGACCGACGAGGAGCGTACGAACACGGCCCGGGTCGCCGTCGAGGCTGCAGCGGGACGCATCCCCGTGATCGTCGGCTGCACCTCGTTCACCGCAGACCAGGTGCTGCGGCTGGCCGACGGCGCGGCCGAGGCAGGCGCCTCCGGCGTGCTCACGACTCCCCCGCCCTACGCCCACCCCACCCAGCAGGAGGTGCTGCAGTTCTACCGCGACGTCGACGCCCAGGTGCAGCTGCCGCTCGTCGCGTACAACTGGCCACGGGGTGCCGCGCTCGAGATCGAGCTCGACACGGCCCGGCACATCGCCGACCTCGAGCACGTCGTCGCGATCAAGAACAGCACGGCCGACTGGGTTCGCGTCGTCGACTTCATCGAGGCACTGGCCGGCCAGGTTCGCATCTTCTCGAGCCTCATCAACCGACGGGGTCTCGCCATCATGCGCGAGCTCGGCGGTGACGGCTACATCGACGGCGGCGGAATCGGCGCACCGTTCGCCGTACCGTTCTTCGAGAACCTCTGGGCCGGCGACCTCGACGCGGCTCGACCCTGGGCCGACAAGTGGTGGGCCCTCACCTCGTCGTTCATCGCGCCCGACTTCGGTGGTCGCTTCGGTTCGCCGAGCTCGCAGCTCAAGTCGGCGATGGCCATTCTGGGTCAGCCCGTAAGCCACGTGCGCCCGCCGCTCCAGCCCGTCACCGACCCGGTGCTGCGGCAGGCCATCGCCGACCGGCTGCGTGACGCCGGACTGATCGACTGACGACCGGACTGATCGAGCAAGGGAGAGACGGAGTGTCAGCACAACGCATCGCGGTCGTCGGCGGCGGGGTCGTGGGAGTCACGACCGCCTGGTCGCTGCTCCGGCGCGGCCACTCCGTCGACCTCTACGAGCGGGAGGAGACGGCGGCCACCGGGGCGACGGCGTCGAACGCCGGACTGATCGTGCCCGGCGACTCGCTGGTGTGGGGTACGCCCTCGGCGATCGGCATGCTGGCGCGCTCCCTGCTCGCCCGCAAGCAGTCGTTCATCCGGGTGCGCGCCGGCGCGGGACCGTCCCTCGTGCCGTGGGGACTGCGCTTCCTCAGGGAATGCCTCCCGTCACGGATGCGACGGAACGTGCGCGCGGCCCACGCGCTGAGCTCCTACAGCCTCGACCGGCTGCAGGAGCTGCAGGCGGAGCTCGGGCTCGACTTCTCGTTCGAGGCCAACGGCATGGCCTTCCTCGCCGGTTCGCCCGAGCACCTCGCAGCGCTCGCTGAGGAACGCGGGCAGCTCGCTGCGGCGGGTGAACGCTACGAGAGCTACGCCGGGGCGCGGTTCACCGAGGTCGACCCCGGGTTCGCCGCGGCGGCCACGGGTCTCGGTGGCGTGCTCTACACCACGGGTTCCGCGCACGGAGACGCCCGCGCCTTCACCCTGCAGCTGCTGCAGCGGGCCGTCGACGGCGGCTTGACGGTGCACTCCGCCACCGAGGTACGCGCGATCGAGTCGCAGGCGCGGGCTGTGACAGGGCTGGTCACTCCCGGTGGCTCCCGCTCGTTCGACGCCGTCGTGCTGGCGGCGGGGGCCCGCACGGCCGAGCTCGCTCGCACGGCCGGACTGCGCCTGCCCATCCTGCCGGCCAAGGGCTACGCCGCGACGGTCCCCATCCGCCCCGGAGCATCGGTCGCCGACGTCGGCGGGGTCGACGAGCGCGCACACGTCGCCTTCTCCCGCATGGGCGATGCGCTGCGCCTGTCGTCGACGGCGGAGTTCGCCGGTTACGACAGCGGATCGAACCCAGGCGACTACGACTCGATCCGCGCGACGGGCGACCGCCTGTTCCCGGGTGCGCTCGACTGGGCGGGCGCCGAGTTCCACGTCGGCTGGCGGCCGGCGACCCCCGACGGCAACCCGATCCTCGGCCGCACCGCCCTCCGCGGACTGTACGTCAACAGCGGTCACGGCCATCTCGGCTGGACCCAGGCGGCGGGCTCGGCCGAGATCGTCGCCGACCAGATCGACGGCATCGAGCCGGCGATCGACACCCAGCCCTATCGAACCCCACGAGGAAGGACACGTCGATGACGACGACAGCCAGCACGGTGCGCCTGACAGAGGCCACCGAATTCTACGAAGGGCCCGAACTCTGCCGGGAGTACTTCCGCAACGACCTGCTCTGGTTCGGCACCTCGGTGGTCGAACCGGGCGAGATCGGGGGCCTCGACGCGGGCCACGCACGCTCCTGGGAGGTGTTCTACTGCACCGAGGGCGAGGCAGTCGTCGACGACGGCAGCGCGGAGCACGTGCTCCGCGCCGGCGACGCCCTCACCATCCCGCCCGGCGTGCCGCACACCATCCACAATCGCGGTTCGGAGCGCGTGGTCATCGTCTGGGCGGGCGGGCCCGGCGAGGAGGCAGGAGCATGAGCGTGAGCGTGAGCGCCCCGGCGTTCCTCGGCATCGACCTCGGAACCACCGCCCTCAAGTGCGCCGTCTACGACTCCCGCGGCGCGCTCGTCGGCGAGGAGACCGAGGAGTACGGGCTGCTCGCACCCCACCCCGGCTGGGTCGAGGTGGAGGTGGAGACCTACTGGCAGGCGCTCCGCCTCGCGCTCGGCCGGCTGCTGCGCGCATCCGGCGTCGATGCGGGCAGCATCCGCGCGGCGGCCGTCTCGGCCCAGGGCGAGACACTGGTACCGGTCGATGCCGCGGGAACCGCGCTCAGACCCGCCATCGTGTGGCTCGACAACCGCGCGACGGCCGAGGCCGCGCACCTCGCCGACGTCTTCGGCGACGAGGTCTACCGGGTCACCGGTCAGCCCGAGATGCTCGCCACCTGGCCTGCCGCGAAGGTGCTGTGGCTCACCCGCAACGAGCCCGCCACGGCCCAGGCGGCAGCGCGCTACCTGCTGCTCGAGGACTGGCTGATCTGGCGGCTGACCGGTGAGTACGTGACCGAGGGATCCCTGGCCACCTCGACCTGCTACTGGGACTTCCGCAGCAAGCAGTGGTGGCCCGAGATGCTCGACGCGATCGGCATCGACGCCCACCAGCTGCCCGCGATCGTCGAACCCGGTTCCCCTGTGGCGACCATCCGCGGCTCCGCTGCCGACGAGCTCGGCCTGCCGGCCTCGATGCTCGTCTGCACCGGGGCACTCGACCAGGCCTGTGGGGCGATCGGCGCCGGAAACTTCGTGCCGGGCGGCTTCAGCGAGAACACGGGTGCGGCGATCGCCCTCTGCGCGACCATCGAGGCACCCCGCCTCGACCCGAGCGGGGCGATGCCCTGCCACTACCACGCGCTGCCCGACACCTACATGTTCCACACCTTCACCAGCGGCGGCATCATCCTGCGCTGGTTCCGCGATCAGCTCTCCGAGTCGGTCGTCTCCGACGCGGCGCGCTCCGGTGACGACGGCTACGCGCGGCTCGGTGAACTCGCCGCGGAGACCCCGCCCGGCGCCGACGGACTGATGATGCTGCCCTATCTGCAGGGGGCGATGGCGCCGGAGAACAACGACGACGCGAGCGGAGTGCTGCTCGGCCTCAGCCTCCAGCACACCCGTGGCCACGTCGT carries:
- a CDS encoding YafY family protein, with protein sequence MNRTDRLFGLVEELRATSPRPSSARRLAARFEVSTRTIERDLLALQESGLPIWAEPGRAGGYVIDVSATLGPMRFTLDEALAVLIALGGLRHSPFRHAARSAARKALAAMPDSDSARALALGSRIHFLEEEEQTVAAPADFSRALLADRVVRLRYRDGAGTETWRDVEPLGSIGRDGAWYLVAWCRTRDGVRAFRSDRMLALEIMDERPPRRSLRASDLAIEYGRLRSAVDWD
- a CDS encoding ATP-dependent DNA ligase encodes the protein MGKFLCGSHIEVEFDDRVLAHLQVVIGAKLRRGESTFFSWRDSADSGDGRTTTWVHPLADVTFKFYGHRNPSINGAWVEALMLEANKPGGLQLVEEPGGDGGAPVAHHNPITATGEAQR
- a CDS encoding GntR family transcriptional regulator — encoded protein: MTINERWPLDRPTDLPSRRHQVAEILRASVLAEQLKPGVVYSAPALGAELGVSATPVREAMIDLAKDGLVEVVRNKGFRVVEPSAAQLAQLLDLRLLIEVPITARIAARGLSDQEYAALLDLADATKAAVEDLDFTGHVVADQHFHLSLLALAGNTEVVETIRVLRSRSRLSGLGREEKRPLLLRSAAEHGELVQLLRDREVDAAERLIGEHIAGVGRAWSSATSDGVGR
- a CDS encoding proline racemase family protein, coding for MRSSRMISAVDSHTEGMPTRVVIGGVAPVPGTTMSDRRDWAQTHLDDLLGFLMREPHGHASMSGAILQPPTRADADWGVLYIETTGFLPMCGHGTIGVATVLIETGMVEVVEPVTVIRLDTPAGLVTAEVSVTDGRATSVTLTNVPSFVLARDQVVHVDGHGLLRYDMVYGGNFYPIVEAADLGLDVDLQHKQELIDLGLRVISAINEQNPPAHPENPSIATIHHAQFVAPGRDGADARNVVLNVPGYFDRSPCGTGTSARLALLHAQGRLGVGEEFVNESIIGSRFVGRVLETTTIAGFDAVVPSFSGRAWITGFSQHLLDPTDPFPAGFTV
- a CDS encoding GntR family transcriptional regulator: MINKLPDDVSSAAARMLGTAPGGLAVPNRRDQILDVLRAAVLSGAMEDGVVYSAPALSAQFGVSPTPVREAMITLAREKLITVAPNKGFVVASPTQRELTEMLDARLLLEVPMARRVAQDGLSDDDYARLGELADHTLTTAQKGDFIAHVLADLTFHVELVGLGGNAEITEIVRTLRARWRLSGLDSPAKHDVLIHTSEQHRELVELIRAKDADAAATLLDEHLRLAGDAWREEAAAQE
- a CDS encoding dihydrodipicolinate synthase family protein gives rise to the protein MDRNTVDWKGYWPAAPTAFTEEGSFDDQVMREIIELYVQAGVHGVLINGSAGEWWAQTDEERTNTARVAVEAAAGRIPVIVGCTSFTADQVLRLADGAAEAGASGVLTTPPPYAHPTQQEVLQFYRDVDAQVQLPLVAYNWPRGAALEIELDTARHIADLEHVVAIKNSTADWVRVVDFIEALAGQVRIFSSLINRRGLAIMRELGGDGYIDGGGIGAPFAVPFFENLWAGDLDAARPWADKWWALTSSFIAPDFGGRFGSPSSQLKSAMAILGQPVSHVRPPLQPVTDPVLRQAIADRLRDAGLID
- a CDS encoding FAD-dependent oxidoreductase, whose product is MSAQRIAVVGGGVVGVTTAWSLLRRGHSVDLYEREETAATGATASNAGLIVPGDSLVWGTPSAIGMLARSLLARKQSFIRVRAGAGPSLVPWGLRFLRECLPSRMRRNVRAAHALSSYSLDRLQELQAELGLDFSFEANGMAFLAGSPEHLAALAEERGQLAAAGERYESYAGARFTEVDPGFAAAATGLGGVLYTTGSAHGDARAFTLQLLQRAVDGGLTVHSATEVRAIESQARAVTGLVTPGGSRSFDAVVLAAGARTAELARTAGLRLPILPAKGYAATVPIRPGASVADVGGVDERAHVAFSRMGDALRLSSTAEFAGYDSGSNPGDYDSIRATGDRLFPGALDWAGAEFHVGWRPATPDGNPILGRTALRGLYVNSGHGHLGWTQAAGSAEIVADQIDGIEPAIDTQPYRTPRGRTRR
- a CDS encoding cupin domain-containing protein, translated to MTTTASTVRLTEATEFYEGPELCREYFRNDLLWFGTSVVEPGEIGGLDAGHARSWEVFYCTEGEAVVDDGSAEHVLRAGDALTIPPGVPHTIHNRGSERVVIVWAGGPGEEAGA
- a CDS encoding FGGY-family carbohydrate kinase → MSVSVSAPAFLGIDLGTTALKCAVYDSRGALVGEETEEYGLLAPHPGWVEVEVETYWQALRLALGRLLRASGVDAGSIRAAAVSAQGETLVPVDAAGTALRPAIVWLDNRATAEAAHLADVFGDEVYRVTGQPEMLATWPAAKVLWLTRNEPATAQAAARYLLLEDWLIWRLTGEYVTEGSLATSTCYWDFRSKQWWPEMLDAIGIDAHQLPAIVEPGSPVATIRGSAADELGLPASMLVCTGALDQACGAIGAGNFVPGGFSENTGAAIALCATIEAPRLDPSGAMPCHYHALPDTYMFHTFTSGGIILRWFRDQLSESVVSDAARSGDDGYARLGELAAETPPGADGLMMLPYLQGAMAPENNDDASGVLLGLSLQHTRGHVVRAIFESVAFVVRRNVDVMRQLGVPIDRVRALGGGARSAVWKQIEADILGLPVVTMAQLDAGALGAAVLAGVGSGHWGSVAEATESMVREARVFEPDASRAALYDDKYELFQSAYRDLLPTFDRISAARASADPHHSSSPAATL